TTTCTACAAAGTCCTTGTCCATATCACAGACATCTTCTTTTGCCAATGTCTGTCCGTCACCAAAGAATTGTTTCAGACGACGATGTGAATCTATCAGGTTACGGACACGTGCCAGTAACAATTGCGAACTGAAAGGTTTGGAGATATAAGAATCTGCGCCACCGTCATAGCCTTGAATCCGTTGTTCATCCAAAGAACAGGCCGTTAATAGGATAACAGGGATATGACATGTTTGCAGTTCGCTTTTCAGACGGCGGCAACATTCAATACCATCAATGCCCGGCATCATTACATCGGAGATTATCAAATCCGGGACATATTTCATAGCCTTGCGGATACCTTCCGAACCGTCTGCCGCTTCAATGACAGTATAGTCTGTATGAAGTAGTCCATGAACATATGAACGGATATCCGCATTATCATCAATGATAAGTACGGAAGGTTTGGAAGAATCATAGTTCTTTTCCAGTTCCTCTTCTTCAATGGGTAAAGCGTCATTTAAGGGAGAAGCTTCGGAAACAGAAGATGCGGGAGAGCCTTCCAAAGAAGAAGTCTCATAAATACAAGCCTGTACCGGTAAATCGACGGTAAAGACAGTTCCCTGTTTTTCATCACTTTCCACTGATATAGTTCCGCCGTGCAGTTCTACGAAAGCCTTTACTAAAGCCAATCCTATTCCCGAACCGGCATGGTGCATATCTATTTTATAGAAACGTTCAAAAATACTCCGGATATGTTCTGCGGAAATCATCGAACCGGTATTGGTTACCGTAAAACGAATCCACTGGCTACCTTCTTTCATCAACGAAGCCAGGCGGACTGTTACTTTTCCATTCTCGGGAGTAAACTTGAAGGCATTGGAGAGCAAATTGAAATAAATACGTTCCAGTTTCTCTATGTCCGCCAATGTATGGAAATCCGTATCCGGCATATTGTCAAAAGAAAAATGAATATGCTTTTTGCGGGCTGCCGCCAGGAAAGATTCGTTCCAACCTTCGAAAGAGGAAAGAATATCTACCGGAACGGGGGTATATTCCATCTTGCCATTTTCGTATTTACGGAAATCCAAAATCTGATTGACCAGACGCAAGAGGATATTTACGTTTCGTTGTATCAGCATCAACATTCGATGCTGGTCACCACTTAGTGTATTATCGGCCAACAGATGCTCTACCGGATCGGCAACTAAAGTTAATGGAGTACGGAAATCATGAGAGATGTTCGTAAAGAAAACAAGTTTGGCGTGGGTCGCTTCTTCCAGTTGGTGGGAAAGCTGTATTAATTGGTCACGCTGTTCTTCCAGTTTGTCACGTTGTTCCTCTAACTTATCCCGTTGCTCTTCCAGTATATCGCGCTGCTCTTCCAATTGCCTCTTTTGTTCCGACAATTCCTTATTCAGTCTGTTTTTAGAGCGAAGAGACTTATAAACAACTAATAATAATCCCGCCACCAATAAAAGAATGACCAAACCACCATACATGACAACCTGTTGCGTAGCCACACGTGACAGATATCCACCGATACGTCCGTTTAAGGTTTCTATCTTCTGATCCAGTTCTGAGATGTGAGTCGTCTGAAGTTGCATGACGTGTGCGTTCGTACGGTCTACAACAGCGGTATTCATCACAGTTTCTCTAGGATAAGTCTTTTTCTCAAGGATATTCATTGCCAACTGCAACACCTTGTCGCCATTGG
The DNA window shown above is from Bacteroides faecium and carries:
- a CDS encoding substrate-binding domain-containing protein — protein: MKYTKWIVILFCLLGMAACRQDAPRFRIGVAQCSDDSWRHKMNDEILREAMFYDGVSVEIRSAGDDNRRQAEDVHYFIDKGVDLLIISANEAAPMTPIVEEAYQKGIPVVLVDRKILSDKYTAYIGADNYEIGRAVGNYIASSLKGKGNVVELTGLGGSTPAMERHQGFMAAISNFPDVKLIDKADAAWERGPAEVAMDSMLRRNPKIDAVYAHNDRIAPGAYQAAKKVGREKEMMFVGIDALPGKGNGLELVLDSVLDATFIYPTNGDKVLQLAMNILEKKTYPRETVMNTAVVDRTNAHVMQLQTTHISELDQKIETLNGRIGGYLSRVATQQVVMYGGLVILLLVAGLLLVVYKSLRSKNRLNKELSEQKRQLEEQRDILEEQRDKLEEQRDKLEEQRDQLIQLSHQLEEATHAKLVFFTNISHDFRTPLTLVADPVEHLLADNTLSGDQHRMLMLIQRNVNILLRLVNQILDFRKYENGKMEYTPVPVDILSSFEGWNESFLAAARKKHIHFSFDNMPDTDFHTLADIEKLERIYFNLLSNAFKFTPENGKVTVRLASLMKEGSQWIRFTVTNTGSMISAEHIRSIFERFYKIDMHHAGSGIGLALVKAFVELHGGTISVESDEKQGTVFTVDLPVQACIYETSSLEGSPASSVSEASPLNDALPIEEEELEKNYDSSKPSVLIIDDNADIRSYVHGLLHTDYTVIEAADGSEGIRKAMKYVPDLIISDVMMPGIDGIECCRRLKSELQTCHIPVILLTACSLDEQRIQGYDGGADSYISKPFSSQLLLARVRNLIDSHRRLKQFFGDGQTLAKEDVCDMDKDFVEKFKTLIDAKMGDSGLNVEDLGKDMGLSRVQLYRKIKSLTNYSPNELLRIARLKKAASLLASSDMTVAEIGYEVGFSSPSYFTKCYKEQFGESPTDLLKRKG